One Augochlora pura isolate Apur16 chromosome 10, APUR_v2.2.1, whole genome shotgun sequence DNA window includes the following coding sequences:
- the LOC144475920 gene encoding uncharacterized protein LOC144475920 — MALFNAVTKIQLFAVYLLFANSIYMAENKLMIAETEVSKLAYKVTKQADRMKCDSIDWLETECIPRETFVKLKPQLGFSYHPDIVKTKVCSGFCDSKVSCIPTQTATRQVPIMAVSHGMYGDDFCYNVTIEEHTKCKCLCTIMEHNCNKDQTYDEENCSCECNANKVDRRKCEKQTNMMWDDENCVCRCNKLTEQCTSGFYWVPSMCRCMKLM, encoded by the exons ATGGCTCTGTTTAATGCGGTGACAAAAATACAGTTATTCGctgtgtatttattatttgcaaattcAATATACATGGCGGAGAATAAACTGATGATAGCGGAGACTGAGGTTAGCAAGCTAGCTTATAAAG TAACGAAGCAAGCCGATCGCATGAAGTGCGACTCCATCGACTGGCTAGAAACGGAGTGCATTCCGAGGGAAACTTTCGTGAAGCTGAAACCGCAGCTGGGATTCTCGTATCATCCTGATATCGTAAAAACGAAGGTGTGCTCTGGTTTCTGTGATTCTAAGGTCTCCTGCATACCGACGCAAACGGCAACCAGGCAGGTGCCAATCATGGCGGTCAGTCACGGCATGTACGGCGACGACTTTTGTTACAACGTCACTATCGAGGAACACACGAAGTGCAA ATGCCTGTGCACCATAATGGAGCACAACTGCAACAAGGACCAAACGTACGACGAGGAGAACTGCAGCTGCGAATGCAACGCGAACAAAGTAGACAGAAGGAAGTGCGAGAAACAGACGAACATGATGTGGGACGACGAGAATTGCGTCTGCAGATGCAACAAGCTGACGGAACAATGCACCAGCGGTTTCTACTGGGTTCCGTCCATGTGCAG GTGCATGAAGCTAATGTAA
- the LOC144475919 gene encoding uncharacterized protein KIAA0930 homolog isoform X2: MATLAGSSTSGLVRPPTMLEQLLEEINFQRTKELRQMLKDDSGFVVLQGTTYWTDLFVRHFLFQAEHTIDGDDLLFFVRKKHVKTSSRYLPKFETEVDVFRKDSKKLPIGDPDIDWEETVYLNLVVHQFDYTLTLAICTRTSPKELQVLRRHSQKVYASPSRRRMDAKGDLEEMTYPHICFMVDNFDEVFCDILVRDGEMVCVELVASDREGAIQGVIFLGSIRYDALKKVYDARSSLSTKMAQRMTFGLFSGAASQRIEFVRMKGPRGKGHAEMAVTKPKGSGAETPTSEPGYCATDSLWDADWDDAEELFMYRHQRRLSDPSANLNNFVRGGWRTKPDTAATKARSENEGLDSMANGLSEIEAGDVRDELDDGAYNPLWTMRGFTQTFHFWKETRRAQSVPLNAFLTYITLPWWSIAKDILDHREGPILTF; this comes from the exons ACTCCGGGTTCGTGGTACTGCAGGGCACAACCTACTGGACAGACCTGTTCGTGCGGCATTTCCTTTTCCAAGCGGAGCACACGATCGACGGCGACGATCTGCTCTTCTTCGTGCGGAAGAAGCACGTGAAGACCTCGTCGAGGTACTTGCCGAAGTTCGAGACCGAGGTGGACGTGTTCCGCAAGGACAGCAAGAAACTGCCGATCGGCGATCCCGACATCGATTGGGAGGAAACCGTGTACCTGAACCTGGTCGTACATCAGTTCGACTACACGCTCACGTTGGCGATCTGCACAAGAACGAGCCCCAAGGAATTGCAG GTCCTCCGAAGACACTCGCAGAAGGTGTACGCAAGCCCGAGCCGTCGCCGCATGGACGCGAAGGGCGACCTCGAGGAGATGACCTACCCGCACATCTGCTTCATGGTGGACAATTTCGACGAAGTTTTCTGTGATATTCTAGTCAGGGACGGTGAGATGGTATGCGTGGAGCTGGTCGCCTCCGACAGAGAGGGCGCGATTCAGGGTGTGATTTTCCTCGGTTCTATCAGATACGACGCGCTCAAGAAAGTCTACGACGCTAGG TCCAGCTTGAGTACCAAGATGGCGCAGCGCATGACCTTCGGCCTGTTTTCCGGCGCGGCTTCGCAGAGAATAGAGTTTGTTCGGATGAAAGGACCTCGTG GTAAAGGCCACGCTGAGATGGCTGTGACAAAGCCGAAAGGCTCGGGCGCCGAGACACCCACGTCGGAACCAGGCTACTGCGCCACCGATTCCCTCTGGGACGCCGATTGGGACGACGCCGAGGAACTGTTCATGTACCGGCATCAGCGAAGACTGTCGGATCCCAGCGCGAACCTGAACAATTTCGTTCGCGGCGGATGGAGGACGAAACCGGACACCGCCGCGACGAAGGCCAGGTCCGAGAACGAGGGACTGGACTCGATGGCGAACGGCTTGAGCGAGATTGAAGCTGGGGATGTTCGAGACG AGCTCGACGACGGTGCATACAACCCGCTCTGGACCATGAGGGGATTCACCCAGACGTTCCACTTCTGGAAGGAGACCAGACGGGCCCAGTCCGTTCCCCTGAACGCGTTTCTCACGTACATCACGCTGCCCTGGTGGAGCATTGCCAAAG ATATTCTTGATCATCGAGAAGGACCTATCCTGACGTTCTAG
- the LOC144475919 gene encoding uncharacterized protein LOC144475919 isoform X1 — MATLAGSSTSGLVRPPTMLEQLLEEINFQRTKELRQMLKDDSGFVVLQGTTYWTDLFVRHFLFQAEHTIDGDDLLFFVRKKHVKTSSRYLPKFETEVDVFRKDSKKLPIGDPDIDWEETVYLNLVVHQFDYTLTLAICTRTSPKELQVLRRHSQKVYASPSRRRMDAKGDLEEMTYPHICFMVDNFDEVFCDILVRDGEMVCVELVASDREGAIQGVIFLGSIRYDALKKVYDARSSLSTKMAQRMTFGLFSGAASQRIEFVRMKGPRGKGHAEMAVTKPKGSGAETPTSEPGYCATDSLWDADWDDAEELFMYRHQRRLSDPSANLNNFVRGGWRTKPDTAATKARSENEGLDSMANGLSEIEAGDVRDADPQDSSWGGGGSPGNRRHLPGKQQQQRPKQKQRNSWERAGNENSPNRKEAYHETHGLQNHQHNHIEVGSEILVPAAACLTDDNVRQKLDAGAIMVHGKEELPLGYEEEQDNNRKRRPYSTGQITNERINNLENDEEQRRLSDDEVFRSRRPDGRRRLRSAGSDHEEYYNAGRNRNKNDDQLKDKNANSRITRGNLTTHRQSATLPRRRRRRALSGSFAGNPLPPHRVTPDGTAIYYWCELPRRPGSQELDDGAYNPLWTMRGFTQTFHFWKETRRAQSVPLNAFLTYITLPWWSIAKDILDHREGPILTF; from the exons ACTCCGGGTTCGTGGTACTGCAGGGCACAACCTACTGGACAGACCTGTTCGTGCGGCATTTCCTTTTCCAAGCGGAGCACACGATCGACGGCGACGATCTGCTCTTCTTCGTGCGGAAGAAGCACGTGAAGACCTCGTCGAGGTACTTGCCGAAGTTCGAGACCGAGGTGGACGTGTTCCGCAAGGACAGCAAGAAACTGCCGATCGGCGATCCCGACATCGATTGGGAGGAAACCGTGTACCTGAACCTGGTCGTACATCAGTTCGACTACACGCTCACGTTGGCGATCTGCACAAGAACGAGCCCCAAGGAATTGCAG GTCCTCCGAAGACACTCGCAGAAGGTGTACGCAAGCCCGAGCCGTCGCCGCATGGACGCGAAGGGCGACCTCGAGGAGATGACCTACCCGCACATCTGCTTCATGGTGGACAATTTCGACGAAGTTTTCTGTGATATTCTAGTCAGGGACGGTGAGATGGTATGCGTGGAGCTGGTCGCCTCCGACAGAGAGGGCGCGATTCAGGGTGTGATTTTCCTCGGTTCTATCAGATACGACGCGCTCAAGAAAGTCTACGACGCTAGG TCCAGCTTGAGTACCAAGATGGCGCAGCGCATGACCTTCGGCCTGTTTTCCGGCGCGGCTTCGCAGAGAATAGAGTTTGTTCGGATGAAAGGACCTCGTG GTAAAGGCCACGCTGAGATGGCTGTGACAAAGCCGAAAGGCTCGGGCGCCGAGACACCCACGTCGGAACCAGGCTACTGCGCCACCGATTCCCTCTGGGACGCCGATTGGGACGACGCCGAGGAACTGTTCATGTACCGGCATCAGCGAAGACTGTCGGATCCCAGCGCGAACCTGAACAATTTCGTTCGCGGCGGATGGAGGACGAAACCGGACACCGCCGCGACGAAGGCCAGGTCCGAGAACGAGGGACTGGACTCGATGGCGAACGGCTTGAGCGAGATTGAAGCTGGGGATGTTCGAGACG CCGACCCACAGGATAGCAGCTGGGGCGGCGGGGGCTCACCAGGAAATCGCAGGCATCTACCCGGcaagcaacaacaacaacgtcCCAAGCAAAAGCAACGTAACTCGTGGGAACGCGCCGGTAACGAGAACTCGCCGAATCGCAAGGAGGCCTATCACGAAACACACG GCCTCCAGAACCACCAGCACAACCATATCGAGGTCGGTAGCGAGATACTGGTGCCGGCGGCGGCGTGCCTCACGGACGACAACGTGAGGCAGAAGCTGGACGCGGGCGCCATTATGGTACACGGCAAGGAGGAACTGCCGTTGGGTTACGAGGAGGAGCAGGACAATAACCGGAAGCGGCGACCGTACAGCACCGGGCAGATCACGAACGAGCGGATCAACAATCTCGAGAACGACGAGGAGCAACGGCGTCTCAGCGACGACGAGGTGTTCCGTTCGCGACGGCCGGACGGTCGTCGCAGGCTTAGGTCGGCCGGGTCCGACCACGAGGAGTACTACAACGCCGGCCGTAACCGGAACAAAAACGACGACCAGTTGAAAGACAAAAACGCGAACTCACGTATCACGCGGGGCAACCTGACCACGCACAGGCAGAGCGCCACGCTGCCGAGGCGGAGGCGAAGACGAGCACTGTCCGGAAGCTTCGCTGGCAACCCTCTACCACCGCACAGAGTCACGCCAGACGGCACAGCCATCTACTATTGGTGCGAGCTCCCGCGCCGCCCCGGCTCACAGG AGCTCGACGACGGTGCATACAACCCGCTCTGGACCATGAGGGGATTCACCCAGACGTTCCACTTCTGGAAGGAGACCAGACGGGCCCAGTCCGTTCCCCTGAACGCGTTTCTCACGTACATCACGCTGCCCTGGTGGAGCATTGCCAAAG ATATTCTTGATCATCGAGAAGGACCTATCCTGACGTTCTAG